Proteins from one Natrinema salinisoli genomic window:
- a CDS encoding GTP cyclohydrolase III: protein MTNTQVTLVQIDNYGPWTVTPEPRREADLQTMQSRLFADISQFVGNRGGYVFFTRFDNMIAVTNGCSLEDHALLQESVGNRYPVTLSLGVATGTSPVQALSDATERLQDAGSAQDKDRRECLEGRVIDDPHRTDDDVQIAHFDVVNATGNYTDELNAFDTFIEIEQGYAELMRHMRYTHDSLSFFVGGDNVIVVCPDLEEADYEEAVSHVAEAVDVEMQVGVGRGASAHEAGFEAKHALETCRADGTRVELEWETS from the coding sequence GTGACTAACACGCAGGTTACGCTCGTTCAGATCGACAACTACGGGCCGTGGACAGTGACGCCGGAGCCACGGCGGGAAGCCGACCTGCAGACCATGCAGTCCCGTCTGTTCGCGGATATTTCGCAGTTCGTCGGCAACCGCGGCGGGTACGTCTTCTTCACCCGGTTCGACAACATGATCGCGGTCACGAACGGCTGCTCGCTCGAGGATCACGCTCTCCTCCAGGAGTCGGTCGGGAACCGCTATCCCGTGACGCTCAGCCTCGGCGTTGCGACCGGCACGAGCCCCGTTCAGGCCCTCTCGGACGCGACCGAACGCCTCCAAGACGCCGGCAGCGCACAGGACAAGGACCGCCGCGAGTGTCTCGAGGGCCGGGTCATCGACGACCCGCACCGAACCGACGACGACGTCCAGATCGCTCACTTCGACGTCGTCAACGCGACCGGCAACTACACGGACGAACTCAACGCGTTCGACACCTTCATCGAGATCGAACAGGGCTACGCCGAACTCATGCGACACATGCGGTACACCCACGACAGCCTCTCGTTTTTCGTCGGCGGCGACAACGTCATCGTCGTCTGTCCCGACCTCGAGGAGGCCGACTACGAGGAAGCGGTTTCCCACGTCGCGGAGGCCGTCGACGTGGAGATGCAGGTCGGCGTCGGCCGCGGAGCCAGCGCCCACGAGGCGGGCTTCGAGGCGAAACACGCCCTCGAAACCTGCCGGGCGGACGGCACCCGGGTCGAACTCGAGTGGGAAACGTCCTAA
- a CDS encoding DUF5785 family protein gives MSTDWPVDPDGEEGSEGMRKFDMRIIADKVDEEEDFPMVRDEFVEEYGDYPIRINYKTVVPLSEIFEYVEPEEFETMLDMHKAVGAAMREGDFWVYHPKGKNPEKKHA, from the coding sequence ATGAGTACCGATTGGCCGGTCGATCCCGACGGCGAGGAGGGCAGCGAGGGCATGCGCAAGTTCGACATGCGGATCATCGCGGACAAGGTCGACGAGGAGGAGGACTTCCCGATGGTTCGCGACGAATTCGTCGAGGAGTACGGCGACTACCCGATCCGGATCAACTACAAGACGGTCGTGCCGCTCAGCGAGATCTTCGAGTACGTCGAGCCGGAGGAGTTCGAGACGATGCTCGACATGCACAAGGCCGTGGGCGCGGCGATGCGCGAGGGTGACTTTTGGGTGTACCACCCGAAGGGCAAAAATCCCGAAAAGAAACACGCCTGA